A region of Pseudopipra pipra isolate bDixPip1 chromosome 10, bDixPip1.hap1, whole genome shotgun sequence DNA encodes the following proteins:
- the KLHL6 gene encoding kelch-like protein 6 isoform X1 — translation MGDTLEKSSEEPEISLDNECSMKMGDLVEVSSSERVKFDDTGLSLVLQNGLENLRLENSLTDVILCVDSREFSCHRVVLAAASNYFRAMFCNDLREKYEEKIILKGVDAETMNILLDYTYTSKMLITKQNVQKVLEAASLFQFLRMVDACASFLTEALQPENCVGILRLADAHSLHSLKQQVQNYIIQNFTQVLNYEEFLELPADILCSTLKSDDLYVTEEAQVFETVMNWVRYKESERFSLLPYVLENVRLPLLDPWYFVETVEADQLIRQCPDVFPLLQEARMYHLSGNEIITERTKPRMHEFQSEVFMIIGGCTKDEKFVAEVTCLDPLRRSRLEVAKLPITEQEPENENKKWVEFACITLKNEVYISGGKETKHDVWKYNASINKWIQIEFLNIGRWRHKMAVLGGKVYVIGGFDGMQRINSMEAYDPFHNCWSEAAPLMVNVSSFAAASYKKRLYVIGGGPNGKLATDKTQCYDPATNTWSLKAPMPVEAKCINAASFRDHIYVVGGAMKALYSYSPQEDTWCLVTQFTHERASCGISPCNNKLFITGGRDEKNEVIATVLCWDPETQKLTEECVLPRGVSHHGSVTLRKSYTHIQKPGTSCTLLLPTQYLQPGEEM, via the exons ATGGGGGACACGCTGGAGAAGAGCTCTGAGGAGCCCGAGATCTCTTTGGACAATGAGTGCTCGATGAAAATGGGGGACCTGGTGGAAGTCTCGAGCAGCGAAAGGGTCAAGTTTGATGATACGGGTCTCTCTCTGGTGCTCCAAAACGGCCTGGAGAACCTCCGGCTTGAAAATTCCCTTACGGATGTCATCCTGTGTGTGGACAGCAGGGAATTCTCCTGTCACCGAGTGGTCCTTGCTGCAGCAAGCAATTATTTCAG GGCTATGTTCTGCAATGATTTAAGAGAGAAATATGAAGAGAAGATCATACTTAAAGGAGTTGATGCAGAAACCATGAACATACTCTTGGACTACACCTACACCAGCAAGATGCTCATCACAAAGCAAAATGTACAGAAAGTCTTGGAAGCCGCCAGCCTCTTTCAG TTCCTTCGCATGGTGGATGCTTGTGCCAGCTTTCTCACCGAGGCCCTCCAGCCAGAGAACTGCGTTGGCATCCTGAGGCTCGCTGATGCCCACTCCCTGCACAGCCTGAAACAACAAGTGCAGAACTACATCATCCAGAACTTCACCCAGGTCCTGAACTATGAGGAGTTCCTGGAGCTGCCAGCTGACATCCTGTGCAGCACACTCAAGAGTGATGACCTGTATGTCACGGAGGAGGCCCAGGTGTTCGAAACCGTGATGAACTGGGTGCGCTACAAGGAGTCGGAAAGGTTTTCCCTCCTGCCGTACGTGCTGGAGAATGTCCGGCTGCCCCTCCTGGACCCTTGGTACTTCGTAGAGACTGTTGAAGCCGATCAACTCATTAGACAGTGTCCAGATGTCTTTCCTTTGCTCCAGGAAGCAAGAATGTACCATCTGTCAGGCAATGAG ATTATTACAGAAAGGACCAAGCCCAGGATGCACGAGTTCCAGTCTGAGGTGTTTATGATCATAGGGGGCTGTACAAAAGATGAGAAGTTTGTAGCAGAAGTGACTTGCCTGGATCCTTTGAGGCGAAGCCGCCTGGAAGTAGCAAAATTACCAATCACAGAGCAGGAGCCGGAGAATGAGAATAAAAAATGGGTGGAGTTTGCATGCATTACCCTAAAAAATGAAGTCTACATATCGG GTGGCAAAGAAACAAAGCACGATGTCTGGAAATACAACGCCTCCATCAACAAATGGATACAAATTGAGTTCCTAAATATTGGGAGATGGAGGCATAAAATGGCAGTGTTGGGTGGCAAAGTATATGTCATTGGTGGCTTTGATGGCATGCAGAGAATCAACAGCATGGAAGCTTATGATCCCTTTCATAACTGCTGGTCAGAG GCTGCTCCCCTGATGGTCAACGTGAGCTCCTTTGCAGCAGCAAGCTACAAGAAGAGGCTCTATGTGATCGGGGGAGGGCCCAACGGGAAGCTGGCGACGGACAAGACCCAGTGCTACGACCCTGCAACCAACACGTGGAGCCTGAAGGCGCCGATGCCGGTGGAAGCCAAGTGCATCAACGCCGCCAGCTTCCGTGACCACATTTATGTGGTGG GTGGAGCAATGAAAGCCCTCTACTCCTACAGCCCCCAGGAAGACACATGGTGCCTGGTGACTCAGTTCACCCACGAGAGAGCCAGTTGTGGGATTTCTCCTTGCAACAACAAGCTGTTTATCACCGGGGGCCGAGATGAAAAGAACGAAGTCATTGCAACAGTGCTCTGCTGGGACCCTGAAACTCAGAAGCTGACAGAGGAGTGTGTCCTGCCCCGGGGGGTGTCTCATCACGGGAGTGTTACCCTCAGGAAGTCTTACACACACATCC AAAAACCAGGGACCAGCTGTACTTTACTCCTGCCAACACAATACCTCCAACCAGGTGAAGAAATGTGA
- the KLHL6 gene encoding kelch-like protein 6 isoform X2, whose protein sequence is MGDTLEKSSEEPEISLDNECSMKMGDLVEVSSSERVKFDDTGLSLVLQNGLENLRLENSLTDVILCVDSREFSCHRVVLAAASNYFRAMFCNDLREKYEEKIILKGVDAETMNILLDYTYTSKMLITKQNVQKVLEAASLFQFLRMVDACASFLTEALQPENCVGILRLADAHSLHSLKQQVQNYIIQNFTQVLNYEEFLELPADILCSTLKSDDLYVTEEAQVFETVMNWVRYKESERFSLLPYVLENVRLPLLDPWYFVETVEADQLIRQCPDVFPLLQEARMYHLSGNEIITERTKPRMHEFQSEVFMIIGGCTKDEKFVAEVTCLDPLRRSRLEVAKLPITEQEPENENKKWVEFACITLKNEVYISGGKETKHDVWKYNASINKWIQIEFLNIGRWRHKMAVLGGKVYVIGGFDGMQRINSMEAYDPFHNCWSEAAPLMVNVSSFAAASYKKRLYVIGGGPNGKLATDKTQCYDPATNTWSLKAPMPVEAKCINAASFRDHIYVVGGAMKALYSYSPQEDTWCLVTQFTHERASCGISPCNNKLFITGGRDEKNEVIATVLCWDPETQKLTEECVLPRGVSHHGSVTLRKSYTHIRKIVPGAVSV, encoded by the exons ATGGGGGACACGCTGGAGAAGAGCTCTGAGGAGCCCGAGATCTCTTTGGACAATGAGTGCTCGATGAAAATGGGGGACCTGGTGGAAGTCTCGAGCAGCGAAAGGGTCAAGTTTGATGATACGGGTCTCTCTCTGGTGCTCCAAAACGGCCTGGAGAACCTCCGGCTTGAAAATTCCCTTACGGATGTCATCCTGTGTGTGGACAGCAGGGAATTCTCCTGTCACCGAGTGGTCCTTGCTGCAGCAAGCAATTATTTCAG GGCTATGTTCTGCAATGATTTAAGAGAGAAATATGAAGAGAAGATCATACTTAAAGGAGTTGATGCAGAAACCATGAACATACTCTTGGACTACACCTACACCAGCAAGATGCTCATCACAAAGCAAAATGTACAGAAAGTCTTGGAAGCCGCCAGCCTCTTTCAG TTCCTTCGCATGGTGGATGCTTGTGCCAGCTTTCTCACCGAGGCCCTCCAGCCAGAGAACTGCGTTGGCATCCTGAGGCTCGCTGATGCCCACTCCCTGCACAGCCTGAAACAACAAGTGCAGAACTACATCATCCAGAACTTCACCCAGGTCCTGAACTATGAGGAGTTCCTGGAGCTGCCAGCTGACATCCTGTGCAGCACACTCAAGAGTGATGACCTGTATGTCACGGAGGAGGCCCAGGTGTTCGAAACCGTGATGAACTGGGTGCGCTACAAGGAGTCGGAAAGGTTTTCCCTCCTGCCGTACGTGCTGGAGAATGTCCGGCTGCCCCTCCTGGACCCTTGGTACTTCGTAGAGACTGTTGAAGCCGATCAACTCATTAGACAGTGTCCAGATGTCTTTCCTTTGCTCCAGGAAGCAAGAATGTACCATCTGTCAGGCAATGAG ATTATTACAGAAAGGACCAAGCCCAGGATGCACGAGTTCCAGTCTGAGGTGTTTATGATCATAGGGGGCTGTACAAAAGATGAGAAGTTTGTAGCAGAAGTGACTTGCCTGGATCCTTTGAGGCGAAGCCGCCTGGAAGTAGCAAAATTACCAATCACAGAGCAGGAGCCGGAGAATGAGAATAAAAAATGGGTGGAGTTTGCATGCATTACCCTAAAAAATGAAGTCTACATATCGG GTGGCAAAGAAACAAAGCACGATGTCTGGAAATACAACGCCTCCATCAACAAATGGATACAAATTGAGTTCCTAAATATTGGGAGATGGAGGCATAAAATGGCAGTGTTGGGTGGCAAAGTATATGTCATTGGTGGCTTTGATGGCATGCAGAGAATCAACAGCATGGAAGCTTATGATCCCTTTCATAACTGCTGGTCAGAG GCTGCTCCCCTGATGGTCAACGTGAGCTCCTTTGCAGCAGCAAGCTACAAGAAGAGGCTCTATGTGATCGGGGGAGGGCCCAACGGGAAGCTGGCGACGGACAAGACCCAGTGCTACGACCCTGCAACCAACACGTGGAGCCTGAAGGCGCCGATGCCGGTGGAAGCCAAGTGCATCAACGCCGCCAGCTTCCGTGACCACATTTATGTGGTGG GTGGAGCAATGAAAGCCCTCTACTCCTACAGCCCCCAGGAAGACACATGGTGCCTGGTGACTCAGTTCACCCACGAGAGAGCCAGTTGTGGGATTTCTCCTTGCAACAACAAGCTGTTTATCACCGGGGGCCGAGATGAAAAGAACGAAGTCATTGCAACAGTGCTCTGCTGGGACCCTGAAACTCAGAAGCTGACAGAGGAGTGTGTCCTGCCCCGGGGGGTGTCTCATCACGGGAGTGTTACCCTCAGGAAGTCTTACACACACATCCGTAAGATTGTGCCCGGGGCAGTTTCTGTCTGA